The following are from one region of the Nicotiana tabacum cultivar K326 chromosome 3, ASM71507v2, whole genome shotgun sequence genome:
- the LOC142177771 gene encoding uncharacterized protein LOC142177771 produces MAENDVASLDHSHPLFLQTRDAPGLVLILLKLTGPKNYAFWSRAMKLALQGKSKLGFVDDTCVKNSYKGELAEQWKKCNAIVLSWIGSTVSSELMPSIVYASNAKKVWSVFQERFDRSNLTRIYNLWSAIATLRQDMDFVTNYYTKRNDLWDELDVLTSIYSCDCGESRPSVDYLRNIMLLHFLWN; encoded by the coding sequence ATGGCCGAAAATGATGTTGCTTCGCTTGACCACAGTCATCCGCTATTTTTACAAACTAGAGATGCTCCTGGACTTGTGTTGATACTGCTCAAGCTCACAGGGCCAAAGAATTATGCTTTTTGGAGTAGAGCGATGAAATTAGCACTGCAAGGAAAGAGTAAGCTTGGTTTTGTAGACGATACTTGTGTGAAAAACAGTTACAAAGGAGAATTGGCAGAGCAATGGAAAAAATGCAATGCTATTGTATTATCATGGATTGGAAGCACCGTATCAAGTGAATTAATGCCGAGTATTGTGTACGCGTCAAATGCAAAGAAAGTTTGGAGCGTTTTTCAGGAGAGATTTGATAGATCTAATCTCACCAGAATTTATAATCTGTGGAGTGCAATTGCGACTCTTAGGCAAGATATGGATTTTGTCACCAACTATTACACGAAAAGGAATGATTTATGGGATGAACTTGATGTATTAACCTCTATTTATTCTTGTGATTGTGGGGAATCTAGACCTTCTGTAGATTATCTGAGAAACATAATGCTATTGCatttcttatggaattaa